Genomic segment of Geminocystis herdmanii PCC 6308:
GATGGCATGAGGCGCACTCCAAACGATTTGACAACGATTGTCGGGGAGAGGAAGAATCCCCATAGGACCTGTTTCCCAAAAACGTTCAAAAGCCGTATCATTAGACTTGGCGGAGTGTTTGATGGTAAAAGCAACGCAGGATTGCCAATATTTCCAGCCACGAGTTTTAATATTTGCCTGTTGTCTAACGTAGGATTTTGCACCGTCAGCACCGATAATTAATTTAGTGTGAAGGTTAATGTCTTGATTTTGATGACGAATTTTGACAATATTCTGGGAGTCTTGTTTTTCGATACCAATGACTTGAGTTTCTTCATAGTAGGTAATATCCGAAGATTGTAAACTGGCATTTTGTAACGCTGACAAGATGTAAGAATGTTCCCCCACATAACCTAAATAATCGGTTTGCAAATCTTCGGTTTTAAATTTCACTATCCAAGGGAAAAAAGCATCACTGAGACGAATATGCTTAAATTTGCCGATGTGAGGAAAAATATCATGCCAAACCCCAAGACTATGGAAAATTTTACCGCTTAAAATCGATAAGGCGTAGGCTTGTTTGCGATTTTTTGTCATTACTAGGGTTTGACTTTCGATTATGGCAATTTTCAACCCCGTATTTTTCAAGGCTATGGCTAAAGTTGTACCGACAATACCACCGCCAACAATGACTAAATCATATTTTTCGATAACTGATACATTCGTGATAGAGGATTTTTCTTCATTCATAAGTCACTGCAAATAATATAATTTCGATCGAGGTAAATTCGATCGGACACTTAATATATCTTAACATTTAATTCAGGAGTGTCTTATAGTATTTTGGAGTTGGGGAGTTGGGGAGTTGGGGTGTTGGGGTGTTAGAGAAAATTTGTTAATTGTTAATTATTAATTGTTATTTTCGTTCATTTTTACGAGTTTTTTTCAATTTTTTTAGCATTCTTTCCCCCTTACCACTAGAGATTTTAAATTTATATCCCCCTCGTTTAGCAATGCCAGAAATTTCTATAAATTTTTCCGACTCTAAACCCATTAAATGATGATTTATCCTATATAAACCACCATCCCTAAGAATACTAAATTTACATAAATCTCCGATCGATATATGAGGATATTCAGCTATAATTAAAAAAATTTCTTTACGATTGCCTGTTAGTATATGATTCATAGATAGTCACCTCTATTTTATCTAATTATTAATTAAATTAAACATAAGAATATATAGGAGAATAGGCTATCAATTTGATTGATTAAAATATTATAATTTTATGAAGAAGGAATATTTTTCAAGCCTAAATATCCCATTCTAACCTATAAAAAAATTAATGACTGACACCGAGATATAATTGGGCAACTTGAGGATTATTAAGTAAGTCTTCACCTCCCCCCTCAATGGCATCTCTACCGCTTTCCAAAACATAACCACGATGCGCCATCATTAAGGCTTTTTTAGCATTTTGTTCTACTAAAACAATAGCCTTTCCCGTAGCATTTATTGCTTTTATTTGTTCAAAAATATTATTAACCAAAATAGGCGAAAGTGCCGCTGATGGTTCATCCAATAATAACAAATCAGGGTCTAGCATTAAAGCCCTCCCCATGGCTAACATTTGTCTTTCACCTCCTGATAATGTACCAGCTTTTTGTTTTGCCCTTTCTTTCAATTTAGGAAACATAGTATATATTAGCTCTTTTTGTTTCTTGCTTGAGCCTGATAAAGTATAAGCACCCATTTCCAAATTTTCCTCAATGGTGAGACTAGGAAAAACATTGACAATTTGAGGCACATAACACATTCCCCGCCTAACAATCTCATTAGGCTTTAATCCGGCAATATTTTCTCCTTTAAAAATGATTTTGCCCTGATTTGGTGATAATAATCCAAAAATCGTCTTTGCTAGAGTGGACTTTCCTGCACCATTAGGACCTATTACCGTTACTAACTCATGTGCTTCAATTTTAAAATTTATACCTTGTAAAATGTTTAAGTCTTTTATATATCCAGCATAAACATTTTTTACTTCTAGCATAGGACTCATAATAATTGAGAATGGATAATTGAGAATGGATAATTGAGAATTGAGAATTGAGAATTGAGAATTGAGAATTGAGAATTGAGAATTGAGAATTGAGAATTGAGAATTGAGAATGGAAAATGGATAATGGGTAAGTTAAACAGGGGTTTTTTGCAATTCTGGTCGTTCTTCTGCTAAAATTGCATCTTCTACGGGGCAAACTTGAAGACAAATTCCACAGTCTATACAAGTATCAAAATCAATCCAATACCAATCCGTGCCTTTTATATTTTTACTTACTCCTTCGTGAATACACGCTACAGGACAAGCTGAAACACAATCGGCGATTCCTTCACAAACATCTGTTACAATAGTATGGGGCATTTTTTATCTCTCTTTGATATAATTACCCAAATAATTATATAGCAATCTGATTTGATTTGTGAGATATTGACGAGGTAGAAGACTCCGAAGATAGGCAGGAAGACTAGAAGACTAGAAAAAAATTGATGCGTTTTCCATTCTCCATTCTCCATTCTCCATTCTCCATTCTCCATTCTCCATTCTCCATTCTCCATTCTCCATTCTCCATTCTCCATTCTCCATTCTCCATTAATTAATGATGTCTTATTCTCATTATCCATTAGGAAAAGGTAATAATCAGCAATTGAGTTTATTTGAATCACAGGCAATTTATGAGGTGAAAAAGCCGAATTTAGTGTCTGATTTTGTTATGAGTTATGACTTCTTAAAAACATGGAAAAATAATCTTTATACTTATCAACAAAATCAACGAAATAATTTATCTCAACAAACTACTTTTTTTGAGGATAATATTAGTTTATTTGATGTGGATTTATTTGATCCTTTTTCTCTTGAAACTCATCCTGATCAATTTTATGATTTACCGAACTATAATCTTAGTAGCAGTTGTCTTTATTTTATCTTAGATACTGATGCTAATTTACTTTTATATGTAGGAGAAACTAAGTTATCTCCTCATCAAAGATGGGTTAATCATGATTGTAAAAGTTATATTCAAAATTATGTTGAATTGCATCGCAAATATAAGCTAAATTTGACTATTCGTAGTGCTTTTTTATGGGGAATTTCTACGGAGAGAAAGTTACGTCAATCCATAGAAAAACAATTAATTATTAAGTGGCGATCGCCTTTTAATAAAGAGTCTTGGCAATATTGGGGGCAACCTTTTAAATAGTTAATAATTAATTAATTTGTTTATTTTTTTGATTTTTTAAGTATTCAAATACTGATTTATCTC
This window contains:
- a CDS encoding FAD-dependent hydroxylase, encoding MNEEKSSITNVSVIEKYDLVIVGGGIVGTTLAIALKNTGLKIAIIESQTLVMTKNRKQAYALSILSGKIFHSLGVWHDIFPHIGKFKHIRLSDAFFPWIVKFKTEDLQTDYLGYVGEHSYILSALQNASLQSSDITYYEETQVIGIEKQDSQNIVKIRHQNQDINLHTKLIIGADGAKSYVRQQANIKTRGWKYWQSCVAFTIKHSAKSNDTAFERFWETGPMGILPLPDNRCQIVWSAPHAIAKELQSLPVSEFISRLQHHTEGHFGTFELVSDRNLFPVQLMQSETYVKPRLALIGDAAHCCHPVGGQGLNLGIRDAVALAEVLTQAVKDNKDIGDLEVLNQYNHWRKQENLAILGFTDFLDRFFSSNLFPIIAIRRCGLLMMRHIPPLKLFALKLMTGLKGRKPLIIT
- a CDS encoding ABC transporter ATP-binding protein, which translates into the protein MSPMLEVKNVYAGYIKDLNILQGINFKIEAHELVTVIGPNGAGKSTLAKTIFGLLSPNQGKIIFKGENIAGLKPNEIVRRGMCYVPQIVNVFPSLTIEENLEMGAYTLSGSSKKQKELIYTMFPKLKERAKQKAGTLSGGERQMLAMGRALMLDPDLLLLDEPSAALSPILVNNIFEQIKAINATGKAIVLVEQNAKKALMMAHRGYVLESGRDAIEGGGEDLLNNPQVAQLYLGVSH
- a CDS encoding indolepyruvate ferredoxin oxidoreductase subunit alpha — encoded protein: MPHTIVTDVCEGIADCVSACPVACIHEGVSKNIKGTDWYWIDFDTCIDCGICLQVCPVEDAILAEERPELQKTPV